In the Flavisolibacter tropicus genome, one interval contains:
- the deoC gene encoding deoxyribose-phosphate aldolase gives MSIASYIDHTILKQTTTTEDVTKVCKEALEYSFAAVCIPPIYVKEAVKQLLGSTVKVATVIGFPFGYTYTEAKLEEARIALGEGAHELDMVMNVTALKNKDYQQLEEEVKAILAISKPQEAALKVIIESGVLTDEEIVRCCEIYRQFDIDFLKTSTGYAEKGATIEAVQLIRAHLPSSIQIKASGGIRSYEFAKSLVDAGATRLGCSASVAIAKGENAGIGNY, from the coding sequence ATGTCAATAGCCTCTTACATCGACCATACCATACTAAAACAAACCACCACAACCGAAGATGTGACTAAAGTGTGCAAAGAAGCTTTAGAATATTCATTTGCAGCTGTTTGTATTCCCCCTATATATGTCAAGGAAGCCGTTAAACAGCTTCTGGGAAGTACGGTAAAGGTGGCTACGGTTATTGGCTTTCCTTTTGGCTATACCTATACTGAAGCCAAATTAGAAGAAGCGAGGATAGCCTTAGGCGAAGGAGCCCATGAGCTGGACATGGTTATGAATGTAACCGCGCTTAAAAACAAGGATTATCAACAATTAGAAGAAGAAGTAAAGGCAATCCTGGCTATTTCAAAGCCTCAGGAAGCAGCACTTAAAGTCATTATAGAAAGCGGCGTATTGACAGATGAGGAGATCGTTCGCTGTTGCGAGATCTACCGCCAATTTGATATAGACTTCTTAAAAACATCTACCGGATATGCCGAAAAAGGGGCTACCATTGAGGCCGTGCAACTAATACGGGCACATCTGCCATCTTCTATTCAAATCAAGGCTAGTGGCGGCATCCGCAGTTATGAGTTTGCTAAAAGCCTGGTAGATGCGGGTGCTACACGCCTGGGATGTAGTGCCAGTGTGGCCATTGCTAAAGGGGAAAATGCAGGTATCGGAAATTACTAA
- a CDS encoding ABC transporter permease — translation MNILISTQTEILKTKRSASFWLSIIAALFLPTLFSIGYSVEPESLIRQMKLSGNAWSFHFGNAWQVANAFLFPMFIILICSLIPQIEYKNNTWKQVYASPQPLANVYFSKFISIHMMIFFFFMLFNVFLISFAIIVNLINSKFQFLDQSIDWAMLGRLCLKTYISILGITAIQYWLSFRIKNFIAPVGIGLAMIIASIILAQIGWKHIYKFPFAHPFLTLQSIGKNNSLVIENHELNSIGYCAFFLILGYLDLKFRKERG, via the coding sequence ATGAATATTCTAATCTCCACACAGACAGAGATCTTAAAGACAAAGCGTAGTGCTTCTTTTTGGTTAAGCATTATTGCTGCCCTATTCCTGCCCACTCTTTTTTCTATTGGTTATTCTGTAGAACCAGAGAGTTTAATCAGGCAGATGAAACTAAGTGGTAATGCCTGGAGCTTCCATTTTGGGAATGCCTGGCAGGTAGCTAACGCCTTCCTATTTCCCATGTTTATCATTTTGATCTGCAGTTTGATTCCTCAAATTGAATATAAGAACAACACCTGGAAGCAGGTATACGCTTCGCCTCAGCCTTTAGCGAATGTGTACTTCTCCAAGTTTATATCCATCCACATGATGATCTTTTTCTTCTTCATGTTGTTTAATGTGTTCCTAATTTCATTCGCTATCATCGTCAATCTGATCAATTCAAAATTCCAGTTTTTAGATCAAAGTATTGATTGGGCTATGCTTGGCCGCTTATGCTTAAAAACATATATTTCTATTCTGGGCATTACGGCAATCCAATACTGGCTAAGTTTCCGTATCAAAAACTTTATAGCGCCGGTGGGTATTGGATTGGCAATGATCATCGCTTCCATCATACTGGCACAAATTGGTTGGAAGCATATTTACAAGTTTCCCTTTGCACATCCCTTCCTAACCTTACAATCAATTGGGAAGAACAACAGCCTAGTGATAGAAAATCATGAATTAAACTCAATAGGGTATTGTGCTTTCTTTTTGATTCTTGGTTATTTGGATCTGAAGTTTCGTAAAGAACGCGGATAG
- a CDS encoding ABC transporter ATP-binding protein, producing MSNLIIKTSGLNYTFSNGFQTLKDVNLEVPKGSIYGFLGPNGAGKTTTLRLLLGLLKKQEGSIEVFGEDLATNRVNILKRLGSLIEQPSLYGHLTAKENLEIYRKLYQVSQLRVADVLKLVGLEDTGRKKAKQFSLGMKQRLSIAISLLHQPELLILDEPTNGLDPNGIIETRELIKKLNTEFGVTIIVSSHILAEIEKMATHVGIIHKGKFLFQGTLSELQLMKAKESQLQVITSNNDTALRVLQPQFKVERQNGHIILPFNNREETALVNRILVQEGLDVYHLHAQQTNLEQLFIDLTTN from the coding sequence ATGAGTAATCTTATTATTAAAACCAGCGGTCTGAATTATACATTCAGCAATGGCTTTCAAACATTAAAAGATGTAAACCTTGAAGTACCCAAAGGTTCGATCTATGGTTTTCTAGGCCCTAACGGAGCTGGTAAGACCACTACCTTACGACTGCTATTAGGCTTGTTGAAAAAGCAGGAGGGAAGTATTGAAGTGTTTGGGGAAGATCTGGCAACCAACCGGGTCAATATTCTTAAGCGCTTAGGTTCATTAATTGAACAGCCTTCCTTGTATGGCCACCTGACTGCTAAAGAAAACCTGGAAATATACCGTAAGTTATACCAGGTAAGCCAACTGCGTGTAGCAGACGTATTGAAGTTGGTTGGATTAGAAGATACTGGCCGCAAGAAAGCAAAGCAGTTTTCGTTGGGGATGAAACAACGGCTGTCCATTGCCATTTCCCTTTTGCATCAACCTGAATTGTTGATATTAGATGAGCCTACAAATGGATTAGATCCTAACGGCATTATTGAGACCCGCGAATTGATCAAAAAGCTAAATACAGAATTTGGTGTTACCATTATCGTTTCCAGTCACATTCTGGCGGAGATTGAAAAGATGGCAACTCATGTAGGTATTATCCATAAAGGAAAGTTCTTGTTCCAAGGCACGTTGTCAGAATTACAGCTAATGAAGGCTAAGGAGAGCCAGCTTCAGGTAATAACCAGTAATAATGATACGGCGCTTCGTGTATTACAACCTCAGTTTAAAGTGGAAAGACAAAATGGCCACATCATTCTTCCATTTAACAACCGGGAAGAGACAGCTTTGGTAAACCGCATCCTGGTACAGGAGGGATTGGATGTATACCACTTACACGCTCAACAAACCAACCTTGAACAATTATTTATTGACCTTACTACAAACTAA
- a CDS encoding T9SS type A sorting domain-containing protein has product MKKNLILRAIIPVLFILWTPLITQATIYNDNGSSLSYNLLAGDVLNIQSGTYIGRIDKFEKGALIKVMSGATFKPAALIRPQGNIINVGTSVLSFSTDENVPLSGFSLDNFSIVQFLGSTNTSSDEVWFNRFGATMLFSGEVQLNAGVHLTNNGTIQSDNDLIINGGTYFLNNNLVDAKRNVMFNGGTSVNKGTLQANGNILYPLGTDHTNNCRLIAEGNFETYNTFINDGFVLVKGASNTFTNYGHSALTLMPNSIIKTPDFINYSTINGSGSLYFTGNSYNLGTVGSNTETGTIKVFEASRVNPTGTFDYNWGTIHPNVSYSTISDPPDSYRPTGCADLSLIVVLPLKWNYIQATVKQDLPVVSWKASFDNITDFIVERSYDQQSFQQIASMVATKDSLYTLTDHQAPNSPTLFYRIKAIGIDGKATYSEIRKVLLIKSNAPQLRIIPNPTVGKASIVLQAEHQETIQLTIRNITGLPIFSTIYKLPLGHINVEIPNVSQLPSGLYIIEVKRADGTIQTAKLIKQQP; this is encoded by the coding sequence ATGAAAAAGAATCTAATCCTACGGGCTATTATTCCCGTACTATTCATCCTATGGACACCTCTCATTACACAAGCTACTATCTATAATGATAATGGCTCTAGTTTATCGTACAATCTGCTGGCAGGCGATGTCCTGAATATACAATCAGGCACCTACATTGGCCGGATTGATAAATTTGAAAAAGGCGCCCTTATTAAAGTCATGTCTGGTGCTACTTTCAAACCAGCAGCTCTTATTCGCCCACAGGGTAATATTATTAACGTAGGAACATCAGTACTATCCTTTTCAACAGATGAAAATGTTCCGCTAAGTGGGTTTAGCCTTGACAACTTTAGCATTGTTCAATTTTTAGGATCTACCAATACGAGTAGTGATGAAGTATGGTTCAATCGGTTCGGTGCTACTATGCTATTTTCTGGTGAGGTACAACTAAATGCAGGTGTTCACCTAACAAATAATGGCACCATTCAGAGCGATAATGATCTTATTATAAATGGGGGTACCTACTTCCTTAACAATAATTTAGTTGACGCTAAACGTAATGTCATGTTTAATGGAGGTACTTCTGTAAATAAAGGAACCTTACAGGCAAATGGTAATATCCTGTACCCCTTAGGAACCGACCATACAAACAACTGCCGGTTAATAGCAGAAGGGAATTTCGAAACGTACAATACATTTATCAATGATGGCTTTGTTTTGGTTAAGGGAGCAAGCAACACTTTTACAAATTATGGTCATAGTGCCTTAACCCTAATGCCCAATTCTATTATTAAGACACCGGACTTTATTAATTATAGTACCATTAATGGAAGCGGTTCACTTTACTTTACTGGCAATAGCTATAACCTCGGTACAGTTGGTTCAAATACAGAAACAGGAACTATTAAAGTGTTTGAGGCTAGTCGGGTTAATCCTACCGGCACCTTTGACTATAACTGGGGGACCATCCACCCGAATGTCAGTTATTCTACGATTTCTGACCCACCAGATAGTTATAGGCCCACAGGCTGTGCAGATCTATCGTTGATCGTTGTTCTACCTTTAAAATGGAACTATATACAGGCAACTGTAAAACAAGATTTGCCTGTTGTTTCATGGAAAGCCTCCTTTGATAATATAACTGATTTTATAGTGGAACGCAGTTATGATCAGCAATCATTCCAACAGATAGCCTCAATGGTGGCCACAAAGGATAGTCTTTACACACTTACAGATCACCAAGCGCCAAATTCACCAACACTATTCTATCGTATTAAAGCCATTGGTATAGATGGTAAGGCAACCTATAGCGAAATCAGGAAGGTATTATTAATTAAGTCTAATGCTCCCCAACTACGGATCATACCAAACCCTACAGTAGGGAAAGCATCAATAGTATTACAAGCAGAACATCAGGAAACCATTCAACTAACTATACGCAACATTACAGGACTACCCATATTTAGTACGATTTACAAACTACCACTTGGTCATATAAACGTAGAAATCCCTAACGTCTCCCAACTTCCGAGTGGTCTGTATATTATTGAAGTAAAAAGAGCTGATGGAACAATTCAAACAGCTAAACTGATAAAACAACAACCCTAA
- a CDS encoding amidohydrolase family protein, with product MTKQKSWLLACGFVLLAQFGLAQPSFPENGVADPRHGHYAFTNATIVKDAGTTLTNATLIIKDGKITAVGTGIKVPAGAVEVDCNGKFIYPSFIDIYADYGIATPQRQAGGFNFAQQAQLNSAAKGAYGWNQAIKTDVEAYKQFVVDDAKAKPLRELGFGTVLSHVKDGIARGTGTLVTLATDKENFVILKDRASAHYSFNKGTSTQSYPGSMMGMIALLRQTYLDAQWYKTKPAAEGLNLSLQFWNDEQGLPQIFEANDKWNDLRADRIGDEFGVQYIIKGGGNEYQRIKEMKATNASFIVPIAYPQAQDVEDPNDARFVSLSDMKHWELAPTNPGAFEKAGIPFCLTTADLRDVKTFMTNLRSAFNYGLSETAALTALTKTPATILGVYNQVGSLDAGKWANFLITSGPIFSEKTNILQNWVQGNKYSVKEDGWKDNRGTYKLVINTASGPVNYTLDFKSNTSANLIGKDTITSKFYFDGRQVRINVAPERKPGENMRLSGIVNNDVWSGTGEDSVGNMFTWTATYDRPSTQKADSVRKRPAGPVGKVTYPFEPYGWDESQAPKQETILIKNATVWTNEKEGVLQNADVLIKNGKIAAVGKGLSDASARVIDGTGKHITPGIIDEHSHIAASSINEGGQSVTSEVRIADNLNPDDINIYRQLSGGVTTSHILHGSANTIGGQTQLIKLRWGANDEDLKFKGSAPFIKFALGENVKRSTSSISNSSNNVRYPDTRMGVEQVLIDAFTRAKDYAKSWDAYNSAKDKKGLTAPRRDLELDALVEILNNKRFITCHSYVQSEINTAMKVAELMGYHVNTFTHILEGYKVADKMKAHGANASTFSDWWNYKLEVQDAIPYNAAIMQRVGLNVAINSDDAEMARRLNQEAAKIVKYGGVTEEEALKMVTLNPAKMLHVEDKVGSLKTGKDGDVVLWSDHPLSIYAKPLYTIVDGTVYFDRAKDEQMQKTVDAERNRLVKKLVGEKRSGAPVQPAMPSYQYMHTCTEHGHSHGLLTIDTDDVN from the coding sequence ATGACAAAACAGAAAAGCTGGCTCTTGGCTTGCGGCTTTGTATTGCTTGCTCAATTTGGTTTAGCTCAACCGTCCTTCCCTGAGAACGGAGTAGCTGATCCAAGACACGGGCACTACGCATTTACAAATGCCACAATTGTAAAAGATGCCGGAACGACATTGACCAATGCAACGCTTATTATCAAGGACGGGAAGATTACTGCTGTAGGCACGGGAATTAAGGTTCCTGCCGGGGCTGTAGAAGTAGATTGTAACGGAAAGTTCATCTACCCATCGTTCATTGATATTTATGCTGACTACGGCATTGCGACACCCCAGCGCCAGGCCGGCGGGTTTAATTTTGCACAGCAAGCACAATTGAATAGTGCTGCTAAAGGTGCCTATGGCTGGAACCAGGCCATCAAAACTGACGTTGAAGCTTATAAACAATTTGTAGTGGATGACGCTAAGGCTAAGCCATTACGTGAGTTAGGCTTTGGTACGGTGTTATCGCATGTAAAAGATGGTATTGCCCGTGGTACTGGTACCTTGGTAACACTTGCTACCGACAAAGAAAACTTTGTAATTCTTAAAGACCGTGCATCTGCACACTACTCTTTTAATAAAGGTACATCTACACAAAGCTACCCTGGCTCTATGATGGGGATGATTGCCTTATTGCGTCAAACCTACCTGGATGCTCAATGGTATAAGACCAAGCCTGCTGCTGAAGGCCTTAACTTATCATTACAGTTTTGGAATGATGAGCAGGGATTACCACAGATCTTTGAAGCCAATGATAAATGGAACGATCTGCGTGCTGATCGCATTGGTGATGAGTTTGGTGTTCAGTACATTATTAAAGGTGGTGGTAATGAATATCAGCGTATCAAAGAAATGAAGGCTACGAATGCTAGTTTCATTGTGCCTATTGCATATCCGCAAGCGCAGGATGTAGAAGATCCTAATGATGCGCGTTTTGTATCATTATCTGATATGAAACATTGGGAGCTGGCACCTACGAATCCGGGAGCTTTTGAAAAAGCAGGAATTCCATTCTGTTTAACCACTGCTGATCTGCGTGATGTAAAGACCTTTATGACCAATCTACGTTCTGCCTTTAATTATGGCTTGAGCGAGACAGCTGCTTTAACCGCATTAACGAAAACACCTGCTACTATTTTAGGTGTATATAACCAAGTGGGTAGTCTGGATGCTGGTAAATGGGCCAACTTCTTGATCACTAGTGGTCCTATCTTCAGTGAGAAGACCAACATTCTGCAAAACTGGGTACAAGGTAATAAGTACAGCGTTAAAGAAGATGGCTGGAAAGATAACCGCGGTACTTACAAGCTGGTAATAAATACCGCTTCTGGTCCTGTTAACTATACCTTAGACTTCAAGAGTAATACTTCTGCCAACCTGATAGGTAAGGATACCATTACGTCTAAGTTTTATTTTGACGGCCGCCAGGTACGTATCAACGTAGCACCAGAAAGAAAGCCTGGTGAAAATATGCGCTTGAGTGGTATTGTTAATAACGATGTATGGAGCGGTACTGGTGAAGACAGTGTTGGTAACATGTTTACCTGGACAGCTACCTATGATCGTCCGTCTACACAAAAGGCTGACAGCGTACGTAAGCGTCCTGCTGGTCCAGTAGGTAAAGTAACCTATCCATTTGAGCCATATGGCTGGGATGAATCACAAGCGCCAAAGCAGGAGACGATCCTGATCAAAAACGCAACTGTATGGACCAATGAAAAAGAAGGTGTTTTACAGAATGCCGATGTGTTAATCAAGAACGGTAAAATTGCTGCAGTAGGTAAAGGATTATCCGATGCTTCTGCCCGTGTTATTGATGGTACAGGAAAGCATATAACACCAGGTATTATCGACGAGCACTCACATATTGCGGCTTCCTCTATTAATGAAGGTGGACAGAGCGTAACTTCTGAAGTGCGTATTGCTGATAATTTAAACCCTGACGATATCAACATCTACCGTCAGTTAAGCGGTGGTGTTACAACTTCACATATCCTGCACGGTTCTGCCAATACTATCGGTGGTCAAACTCAACTGATCAAGTTGCGTTGGGGTGCTAATGATGAAGACTTGAAATTCAAAGGTTCTGCACCATTCATCAAGTTTGCCTTGGGTGAGAATGTGAAGCGTTCTACTAGTTCTATCAGCAACTCTTCCAACAACGTGCGTTATCCAGATACACGTATGGGTGTCGAGCAGGTTCTTATTGATGCCTTCACGCGTGCTAAGGATTATGCAAAAAGCTGGGATGCTTATAATTCAGCAAAAGACAAAAAAGGTCTGACTGCTCCTCGCCGTGACCTGGAACTGGATGCATTAGTAGAAATCCTGAACAACAAACGTTTTATTACTTGTCACTCCTATGTACAGAGCGAAATCAATACAGCTATGAAAGTAGCGGAGTTAATGGGATACCATGTAAACACCTTTACACACATTTTAGAAGGTTACAAAGTAGCTGATAAAATGAAGGCACATGGCGCCAATGCTTCTACTTTCTCTGATTGGTGGAACTATAAATTGGAAGTACAAGACGCTATTCCATACAACGCTGCTATCATGCAACGTGTAGGATTAAATGTGGCTATCAACTCTGATGACGCTGAAATGGCCCGTCGTTTAAACCAGGAAGCTGCTAAGATTGTAAAATATGGTGGTGTAACAGAAGAGGAAGCCCTGAAAATGGTAACCTTGAATCCTGCTAAAATGCTACACGTAGAAGATAAAGTAGGTAGTCTGAAAACTGGTAAAGATGGTGACGTGGTATTATGGAGCGATCATCCGTTAAGCATTTATGCAAAACCATTATACACCATTGTAGATGGTACTGTTTATTTTGATAGAGCTAAAGATGAGCAAATGCAAAAAACAGTAGATGCTGAACGTAACCGCCTGGTGAAAAAACTGGTAGGTGAAAAGCGCTCCGGTGCACCTGTTCAGCCTGCAATGCCTAGCTATCAATATATGCATACTTGTACGGAGCATGGTCATAGCCATGGTTTGTTGACTATTGATACGGACGATGTAAATTAA
- a CDS encoding four helix bundle protein, whose amino-acid sequence MATIKTFEEIQSWQKARALNEIVGRHIDQGRFNRNYSLINQIERSAGSIMDNIAEGFERSGNREFLQFLYIYLKDLAENFGLNCIEL is encoded by the coding sequence ATGGCAACAATCAAAACATTTGAGGAAATTCAATCTTGGCAGAAAGCTCGAGCTTTAAATGAGATAGTTGGACGCCATATAGATCAAGGACGGTTCAATCGGAATTATAGTTTGATTAACCAGATTGAGCGTTCTGCTGGCTCTATAATGGATAACATTGCCGAGGGATTTGAGCGAAGTGGTAATCGTGAGTTTCTTCAATTCTTATATATATATCTAAAGGATCTTGCGGAGAATTTCGGTCTCAATTGTATAGAGCTTTAG
- a CDS encoding SPOR domain-containing protein, which translates to MKNLLLIITLFGLQTAAWSQETASSITSAPSTSVIVHKDPRVDALIKKQGSINKTVKKNSARFGKGYRLMIVNTNKRDEAIAAKTKVYTYFPELKAYLSYQSPYFKLKAGNFKTRDEAERYRKLMSPHFPKGVFIMNDTIEIKPEKDTGEVEE; encoded by the coding sequence ATGAAAAACCTATTATTAATTATTACCCTATTTGGACTACAGACCGCCGCCTGGTCACAGGAAACGGCTTCATCCATTACTTCGGCACCATCAACATCGGTTATTGTTCATAAAGATCCACGCGTAGACGCCTTGATCAAAAAACAAGGCAGTATCAATAAAACGGTAAAGAAAAATTCAGCACGCTTTGGCAAAGGTTATCGCCTAATGATCGTGAATACCAACAAGCGTGATGAAGCCATTGCTGCCAAGACAAAAGTTTACACCTACTTCCCTGAATTAAAAGCCTACCTCTCCTACCAGTCGCCTTACTTCAAATTGAAGGCTGGCAACTTTAAAACACGCGATGAGGCCGAACGCTATCGTAAATTAATGTCGCCACACTTTCCAAAAGGTGTCTTCATAATGAACGATACGATTGAAATTAAACCGGAAAAGGATACTGGCGAAGTAGAAGAATAA
- a CDS encoding amidohydrolase family protein, with amino-acid sequence MKKILFSIASLCFLLQLKAQETVYPAPKQSGTIVITNATVHTGNGQVLNNASITIQDGKITAIGSGSNAPAGATTIDATGKHVYPGVILPISNLGLVEQGNVRASNDEREIGDWNPNVRALSAYNTDSKVINTLRSMGVLMANIVPQGSLLAGTSSVVQLDAWNWEDAAVKTDAGMHFYMPTLMPRPRFGGFGGGAGAPQADPVKQGLEQIERMKTFFREAKAYNSVDNHEETNLKFAAVKGLYDKKQKLYVHANTVKQMLIALDFVKEFGFDVVIVGGSDSWQIADLLKQNNVSVILNQPHSLPTLDDDDVDQPYKTAAALQKAGVTYAINDDDAQTRGRNIMFNAGTAATYGLTKEQALQAITLNAAKILGVSDKTGSIEVGKDANIIISAGDILDMRTNNVTDAFIQGRKVDLTDKQKQLNQRYNHKYGIKQTF; translated from the coding sequence ATGAAAAAGATACTTTTTAGCATAGCTTCTTTATGTTTCTTGTTGCAGCTAAAGGCGCAGGAGACGGTGTACCCGGCACCGAAGCAATCGGGGACCATTGTCATTACAAATGCCACAGTGCATACAGGTAATGGACAGGTTTTAAACAATGCCTCTATCACTATCCAAGACGGTAAGATTACAGCCATTGGTTCTGGAAGCAATGCACCAGCCGGCGCTACAACTATAGATGCGACTGGAAAGCATGTATATCCAGGTGTTATACTACCAATCAGTAACCTTGGTTTAGTAGAACAAGGCAACGTAAGAGCTTCTAACGACGAGCGTGAGATCGGCGACTGGAACCCCAATGTACGCGCCTTGTCTGCATACAACACTGATTCTAAAGTGATCAACACGCTTCGCTCTATGGGTGTTTTGATGGCGAATATTGTACCGCAGGGTAGCCTGTTAGCAGGTACTTCTTCTGTGGTGCAATTGGATGCCTGGAACTGGGAAGATGCAGCCGTTAAAACCGATGCCGGCATGCATTTCTATATGCCTACATTAATGCCCCGCCCGCGTTTTGGTGGCTTTGGCGGAGGTGCTGGCGCACCGCAAGCTGATCCAGTAAAACAAGGATTGGAGCAGATTGAACGTATGAAAACCTTTTTCCGTGAGGCAAAAGCGTATAATAGCGTTGACAATCATGAAGAAACCAATTTGAAGTTTGCTGCAGTAAAAGGTTTGTATGATAAAAAGCAAAAGCTGTATGTACATGCCAATACTGTAAAGCAAATGTTGATAGCACTGGACTTTGTAAAAGAGTTTGGTTTTGATGTAGTTATTGTTGGCGGTAGCGATAGCTGGCAGATTGCTGATTTGCTGAAGCAAAACAATGTGTCTGTTATCCTGAACCAACCACATAGCTTGCCTACACTGGATGATGATGATGTAGATCAGCCGTACAAGACAGCTGCGGCATTACAAAAAGCCGGTGTAACGTATGCTATTAATGACGACGATGCTCAAACACGTGGACGTAATATTATGTTTAATGCAGGTACTGCTGCTACTTACGGTTTAACCAAAGAGCAAGCACTACAGGCCATTACACTTAACGCTGCTAAAATCTTAGGTGTTAGTGATAAGACCGGTAGCATTGAAGTAGGTAAAGATGCCAATATCATCATCAGCGCTGGTGATATATTGGATATGAGAACCAATAATGTTACAGATGCCTTTATACAAGGTCGTAAGGTGGATCTGACTGATAAACAAAAACAGTTGAATCAACGTTACAATCACAAATACGGAATAAAGCAAACATTCTAA
- a CDS encoding M20 metallopeptidase family protein, which yields MIQQKIKQLAQAYAPDYINVRHHLHANPELSYQEFETSKYIQEHLKRYNIPFEVKATTGVIGIIEGRNPQSRIVALRADMDALPITEENDVPYKSTKPGIMHACGHDVHTTCLLGAARILSETRNDWEGTVKLIFQPGEEKNPGGASLLINEGVLENPKPQCIFGLHVNPQLETGLLSFRGGKIMASADELYITIKSKGGHAAAPHLTADTILIASHLIVSLQQVISRNNNPLSPSVLSITSIQGGHTTNVIPTEVKLMGTFRAMDEEWRFKAHELIRRQTEFLVKAMGGEADLHIDVGYPTVYNHEGLHEYAKQIAKDYMGEEKVEETEVRMGAEDFGFYSQAIPGCFYRLGTANKAQGITSGVHTPRFNIDESAIEIGIGMMATFGATANFQ from the coding sequence ATGATACAACAAAAAATCAAACAACTGGCGCAGGCCTATGCTCCAGACTACATAAATGTTCGCCATCATCTTCATGCAAATCCTGAACTGAGTTACCAGGAATTTGAAACGTCCAAGTATATACAGGAACATCTGAAGCGCTATAATATTCCCTTTGAAGTAAAAGCTACAACAGGTGTTATTGGTATCATTGAGGGCCGCAACCCGCAAAGCAGGATCGTTGCCCTTCGTGCAGATATGGACGCTTTACCCATTACAGAAGAAAACGATGTTCCGTATAAATCCACCAAACCGGGTATTATGCATGCCTGCGGCCATGATGTACACACTACCTGTTTGCTGGGAGCTGCCCGTATATTATCGGAAACAAGGAACGATTGGGAAGGCACTGTCAAACTGATCTTCCAGCCGGGAGAAGAAAAGAACCCCGGTGGTGCTAGCCTTTTAATCAATGAAGGCGTACTGGAAAACCCTAAACCCCAGTGCATTTTTGGCTTACACGTTAATCCGCAACTGGAAACAGGTTTATTGAGTTTCAGAGGAGGCAAGATCATGGCCAGCGCTGACGAACTCTATATTACCATTAAAAGCAAGGGTGGTCATGCGGCAGCTCCACATCTTACGGCAGATACTATCCTGATTGCCTCACACTTAATTGTTAGCCTGCAGCAGGTAATTAGTCGCAATAACAATCCATTATCACCTTCTGTTTTATCTATCACATCTATCCAAGGCGGCCATACTACTAATGTTATACCCACTGAGGTAAAGCTGATGGGTACCTTCAGAGCTATGGATGAAGAATGGCGCTTTAAAGCTCATGAGTTGATCCGCAGGCAAACTGAGTTCCTGGTGAAAGCTATGGGCGGAGAAGCCGATTTACATATCGATGTAGGCTATCCTACGGTTTATAATCATGAAGGACTGCACGAATATGCCAAGCAAATAGCAAAAGACTATATGGGAGAAGAAAAGGTGGAAGAAACCGAAGTACGCATGGGAGCTGAAGATTTTGGCTTTTATTCCCAGGCCATCCCAGGTTGCTTCTATCGCTTAGGCACCGCAAATAAAGCTCAGGGCATTACATCTGGCGTACATACGCCAAGGTTCAATATTGACGAATCGGCCATTGAGATCGGCATTGGCATGATGGCCACGTTCGGAGCCACAGCAAATTTTCAATAA